The Ananas comosus cultivar F153 linkage group 2, ASM154086v1, whole genome shotgun sequence genome contains a region encoding:
- the LOC109706703 gene encoding villin-5-like, which translates to MAVSMKDLDPAFHGAGQKAGMEIWRIENFCPVLVPKSSHGKFFMGDSYVILKTTASKNGALRHDIHYWLGKDTSQDEAGAAAIKTVELDAVLGGRAVQYREIQGHESEKFLSYFKPCIIPQQGGMASGFNHVEVNENSHETRLYVCRGKHAVHVKEVPFARSSLNHDDIFILDTKSKIFQFNGSNSSIQERAKALEVVQYIKDAYHDGKCEVAAVEDGKLMADVEAGEFWGFFGGFAPLPRKAALGEARNEEASPGKLLCVDKGETTQVESDSLTRELLETNKCYLLDCGIEIYVWVGKSTSLEERKSAVTAAEELLNKTDQPKAHVIRVTEGSETVMFCSKFDSWPQPAGVTAPEEGRGKVAALLKRQGLNVKGLVKSDPIKEEPQPYIDCTGNLQVWRVDGDQKTLLSSSDQSKFYSGDCYIFQYTYPGENKDEHLVGTWFGKKSTEEDKVQATLLANKLVESMKSQAVQTRLYEGKETIQFFSIFQSFIVYKGGISSGYKNFITENEIVDETYAEDGLALFKVQGSGPDNMQAIQVEPVGLSLNSSYCYILHNGDTVFTWYGSQTSPENQELVERQLDHIKPNIQPKVQKEGAETEHFWDLLGGKSEYTNQKIEKDLEGDPHLLSCDFPNGNLKVKEIFNFTQDDLMTEDIFILDCHSAIFVWVGQQVDVNRKRQALKISEAFIEHDFLHEKLSPETPIFIVMEGFEPPFFTRFFTWDSAKSSMHGNSYQRKLALIKNGVTPTVEKPKRRIPTHGSSRSSIPDKSQRSRSMSFSPDRLRLRGRSPAFNALAATFENPNPRNLSTPPPAVNKLHPKVVAPDSEKLASRSAAIAALTATFEPPRESVAPKSSKETTMNSGVSDLTIEEDAKENEADIDEGLPIFPYERLKTSSTDPVSEIDITKREAYLSSEEFKEKFNMPKAAFYKLPKWKQNKLKMAVHLF; encoded by the exons ATGGCTGTGTCAATGAAGGATCTCGATCCTGCTTTCCATGGTGCAGGACAGAAAGC AGGGATGGAAATATGGcgaattgaaaatttttgtcCTGTGCTTGTCCCAAAATCTTCTCATGGGAAGTTTTTTATGGGAGACTCATATGTGATTCTAAAG ACAACCGCCTCGAAGAATGGTGCTTTGCGTCACGATATTCATTATTGGCTTGGCAAAGATACAAGTCAG GATGAAGCGGGTGCTGCGGCCATCAAAACTGTGGAACTTGATGCTGTCCTTGGTGGGCGTGCTGTTCAATACCGCGAGATTCAAGGCCATGAGAGCGAGAAGTTTTTGTCTTATTTTAAACCTTGTATCATTCCACAACAAGGTGGAATGGCTTCTGGATTTAACCATGTTGAAGTTAATGAGAATAGCCATGAGACTCGTCTATATGTTTGTAGAGGGAAACACGCTGTCCATGTAAAAGAG GTTCCATTTGCACGGTCATCGCTTAACCATGATGACATATTCATACTGGATACCAAGTCTAAGATTTTTCAATTTAACGGATCCAACTCTTCTATTCAAGAGCGAGCAAAAGCCCTCGAAGTTGTCCAGTATATTAAAGATGCATATCATGATGGGAAATGTGAGGTTGCAGCGGTTG AGGATGGAAAGTTAATGGCTGATGTCGAGGCTGGagaattttggggcttttttggTGGCTTTGCTCCGCTTCCAAGAAAGGCAGCTTTGGGAGAAGCTAGAAATGAGGAGGCCTCACCAGGAAAACTTCTCTG TGTTGACAAAGGAGAGACGACACAAGTGGAATCTGATTCCTTGACGCGAGAATTGTTAGAGACGAACAAGTGTTATTTGCTGGATTGTGGTATCGAAATTTATGTGTGGGTGGGCAAAAGTACATCTCTCGAGGAGAGGAAAAGTGCAGTCACTGCAGCCGAA GAATTACTTAACAAAACTGACCAACCTAAAGCTCATGTGATCCGAGTAACTGAAGGGTCTGAGACTGTCATGTTTTGCTCTAAGTTTGATTCATGGCCGCAACCAGCTGGCGTAACTGCAccagaagaaggaagaggaaaggTGGCAG CACTTCTGAAACGCCAAGGATTAAATGTGAAGGGTCTTGTGAAATCGGATCCTATAAAAGAAGAACCTCAGCCATATATCGATTGCACTGGCAATCTTCAG GTTTGGCGTGTGGACGGTGATCAAAAGACTCTACTCTCATCATCTGACCAGTCTAAGTTCTACAGCGGTGATTGTTATATTTTTCAGTATACATATCCTGGTGAAAACAAAGATGAGCACCTCGTTGGCACTTGGTTTGGGAAGAAGAGCACTGAG GAAGATAAGGTTCAAGCAACATTACTTGCCAACAAGTTGGTCGAGTCTATGAAGTCGCAGGCTGTTCAG ACTCGCTTATATGAAGGAAAGGAGACTATCCAGTTTTTTTCAATCTTTCAGAGCTTTATTGTGTACAAG GGTGGTATTAGCTCTGGATATAAGAACTTCATAACTGAAAATGAAATTGTTGATGAGACATATGCAGAAGATGGGCTTGCACTTTTCAAAGTCCAAGGCTCTGGACCAGACAATATGCAAGCGATTCAAGTAGAACCT GTTGGTTTGTCGTTGAACTCATCCTATTGTTATATATTGCATAATGGCGATACTGTTTTTACTTGGTATGGAAGCCAGACTAGCCCAGAGAATCAAGAGCTTGTGGAGAGACAACTTGATCACATTAAG CCAAATATTCAGCCAAAAGTGCAAAAAGAAGGGGCAGAAACTGAACATTTCTGGGATTTACTTGGTGGCAAAAGTGAATACACCAATCAAAAGATTGAAAAAGATCTGGAGGGCGATCCTCATTTGCTCTCTTGTGACTTCCCAAATG GCAATCTAAAG GTCAAAGAGATATTCAATTTCACCCAAGATGACTTAATGACAGAAGATATATTCATTCTGGATTGTCATTCAGCCATTTTTGTTTGGGTTGGACAGCAGGTTGACGTGAATAGAAAACGTCAAGCACTTAAAATATCAGAG GCATTCATTGAACATGATTTTCTTCACGAGAAACTATCTCCAGAAACTCCAATATTCATTGTAATGGAAGGATTTGAACCCCCATTTTTTACACGTTTCTTCACTTGGGACTCCGCAAAATCGTCT ATGCATGGTAATTCATACCAAAGGAAGCTTGCCCTTATTAAAAATGGAGTCACTCCAACTGTTGAG AAACCTAAGAGGCGGATACCTACACATGGAAGTAGTAGATCCAGCATACCCGACAAATCTCAGCGCTCGAGAAGCATGTCATTCAGTCCCGACAGACTTCGTCTAAGGGGGAGATCCCCTGCATTTAATGCCCTAGCCGCTACATTTGAGAACCCTAATCCCAGGAATCTCTCAACCCCACCTCCAGCTGTAAACAAGCTTCACCCGAAAGTTGTGGCTCCAGACTCAGAGAAGCTTGCTTCGCGATCAGCAGCAATTGCAGCTCTGACTGCTACTTTTGAACCTCCAAGAGAAAGTGTTGCACCAAAATCATCCAAAG AGACCACAATGAATAGTGGAGTTAGTGATCTCACCATAGAGGAAGATGCAAAGGAAAATGAAGCAGACATTGATGAAGGCCTTCCAATATTTCCTTATGAGCGTCTAAAGACCTCATCGACCGATCCTGTTTCAGAGATCGATATAACTAAACGAGAG GCTTATTTATCTTCAGAAGAGTTCAAAGAGAAGTTTAATATGCCGAAGGCAGCCTTCTACAAGCTACCAAAGTGGAAGCAAAACAAGCTTAAAATGGCAGTTCATTTGTTTTAA